A single window of Sporosarcina sp. Marseille-Q4943 DNA harbors:
- a CDS encoding ribonucleoside-diphosphate reductase subunit alpha, whose product MTLIREKMNVAGILENLKAEFGKSRLVALEESSDKWLERHPDGSKSDWAKAMILESLSRIDELETYWTFVAARIYLQEVYSRQEQLRGAKAYTDFADNVERLVKKGLYTSVLIEKYSREELKQLGEFLEPERDNQFTYIGLKTLMDRYVAVDFNKRPVELPQERWLIIAMTLMQNETEHRLDKVAEAYWAMSNLYMTVATPTLANAGKPHGQLSSCFIDTVDDSLQGIYDSNTDIANLSKYGGGIGVYMGKVRSRGSSIRGFKGASSGVLPWIKQLNNTAVSVDQLGQRQGAIAVYLDVWHKDIFTFLDLKLNNGDDRLRAHDIFTGVCLPDLFMEQVEARGEWHLFDPHEVRTVMGYSLEDHYDETKGSGSFREKYEECVNHPELTKETVPAIEIMKRIMRSQLETGTPFMFYRDEVNRANPNKHEGMVYSSNLCTEIMQNMSPTEFESVTLEDDIVVTRSKPGDFVVCNLSSINLGRAVPADVLERLITIQVRMLDNVIDLNKIPVVQAQRTNGRYRGIGLGTFGWHHLLALKNIQWESGEAVEFADELYEKIAYLTIKASMELASEKGAYPLFEGSDWQNGVYFEQRGYDSKEWRELRIDVATNGIRNGYLMAVAPNSSTSVIAGSTASIDPIFKPFYHEEKKDYKLPVIAPDLDHNTYDVYRRSAYIVDQRWSIKQNAARQRHIDQAISFNVYVPNNIRASVLLDLHLQAWKSGMKTTYYMRSTASDIEECEWCHS is encoded by the coding sequence ATGACATTAATTCGTGAAAAGATGAATGTGGCTGGCATACTGGAGAACTTGAAGGCGGAGTTCGGGAAATCACGATTAGTCGCACTGGAAGAATCCAGCGATAAATGGCTAGAACGCCATCCAGACGGTAGCAAATCAGATTGGGCGAAGGCGATGATCTTGGAATCGCTTAGCCGTATCGACGAATTGGAGACGTATTGGACGTTTGTCGCAGCGCGGATTTATTTGCAGGAAGTTTATTCCCGCCAGGAACAGTTGCGAGGTGCAAAAGCTTATACGGATTTTGCAGACAATGTAGAGCGGCTCGTCAAGAAAGGCTTGTATACATCTGTTTTGATTGAAAAATATTCGCGGGAAGAATTGAAGCAGCTCGGCGAATTCCTAGAGCCGGAGCGGGATAATCAATTCACTTATATTGGTCTGAAGACGTTAATGGATCGGTACGTTGCGGTTGATTTCAATAAACGGCCGGTCGAACTCCCGCAGGAACGTTGGCTCATTATTGCGATGACACTTATGCAAAATGAAACGGAGCACCGACTTGATAAAGTGGCGGAAGCGTATTGGGCGATGAGCAATCTCTATATGACCGTTGCGACGCCGACGCTTGCGAACGCGGGCAAGCCGCATGGACAGCTCTCCAGTTGCTTCATTGATACCGTCGATGATTCCCTTCAAGGTATCTATGACAGCAATACCGACATTGCCAATCTATCGAAATATGGTGGCGGCATCGGCGTTTACATGGGCAAAGTCCGTTCGCGCGGCTCTTCAATAAGAGGTTTCAAAGGGGCGTCAAGCGGTGTCCTTCCGTGGATCAAGCAACTGAACAACACGGCGGTAAGCGTTGATCAGCTCGGGCAACGACAAGGGGCGATCGCGGTTTATCTCGATGTATGGCATAAGGATATCTTCACATTCCTCGATCTCAAGTTGAACAACGGGGATGATCGCTTGCGTGCGCATGATATTTTCACCGGAGTCTGCTTGCCGGATCTTTTCATGGAGCAAGTCGAAGCACGCGGCGAATGGCATTTATTCGACCCGCATGAGGTGCGGACTGTGATGGGGTATTCGCTTGAGGATCATTATGATGAAACGAAGGGAAGTGGTTCATTCCGCGAGAAATACGAGGAATGTGTCAATCACCCTGAATTGACGAAGGAAACCGTCCCGGCGATTGAAATCATGAAACGAATCATGCGCAGCCAGCTTGAAACAGGGACGCCATTTATGTTTTACCGTGATGAAGTAAACCGCGCCAATCCGAATAAGCATGAAGGGATGGTGTATTCGAGTAACCTTTGCACAGAAATCATGCAAAATATGAGTCCGACTGAGTTTGAATCTGTAACGCTTGAAGACGATATTGTCGTAACACGCTCCAAACCGGGAGACTTCGTCGTTTGTAACTTGTCGTCCATCAATCTTGGACGTGCCGTACCCGCAGATGTATTAGAGCGACTTATTACCATCCAAGTCCGCATGCTCGACAACGTCATCGATTTGAATAAAATTCCGGTCGTCCAGGCGCAACGGACGAATGGCCGATACCGTGGCATTGGGCTCGGGACGTTCGGTTGGCACCATCTGCTCGCCTTGAAAAACATCCAATGGGAATCGGGTGAGGCGGTCGAATTTGCGGATGAACTCTATGAGAAAATCGCCTATTTAACGATTAAAGCTTCGATGGAATTAGCGAGCGAAAAGGGAGCGTATCCTTTATTCGAAGGTTCGGATTGGCAGAACGGGGTTTATTTCGAACAACGTGGGTACGACTCGAAGGAATGGCGTGAACTGCGGATCGATGTGGCGACGAATGGCATCCGGAACGGATATCTAATGGCAGTTGCGCCGAATAGCTCGACGTCCGTCATCGCAGGATCTACAGCTTCCATCGATCCTATTTTCAAACCGTTTTATCACGAGGAAAAGAAAGACTACAAGTTGCCGGTCATTGCACCGGATTTGGACCATAACACATACGATGTGTACCGCCGCTCCGCGTATATTGTCGATCAGCGCTGGTCCATTAAGCAGAACGCGGCAAGACAGCGTCATATTGACCAAGCCATTTCGTTCAACGTCTACGTACCGAACAATATCCGCGCATCCGTCCTCCTTGATTTGCATTTGCAGGCATGGAAATCTGGGATGAAAACGACGTATTACATGCGGTCGACTGCGTCCGATATCGAGGAGTGCGAATGGTGTCATTCCTGA
- a CDS encoding flavodoxin, producing MVSFLIAYASWSGNTEEVAEIVEETLLSEGMDVTMHRIGIGPIPELRRFDAMIIGSFTWDKGATPDEVKDFVADIGYKPRNVYVFGTGDTQFGGDELFCHAAVKLARFYESAIEPLTIEQSPRGTQEKKVIEWSKGVFQHWRHLHALKC from the coding sequence ATGGTGTCATTCCTGATTGCCTATGCATCGTGGAGCGGCAATACGGAGGAAGTGGCGGAAATTGTGGAGGAGACGCTGCTTTCAGAAGGAATGGACGTGACTATGCATCGGATTGGAATCGGCCCGATACCTGAGCTGCGAAGATTCGATGCGATGATTATCGGTTCATTCACATGGGATAAGGGGGCAACGCCTGACGAAGTGAAGGATTTTGTTGCGGACATCGGCTACAAACCAAGAAACGTCTACGTCTTCGGGACTGGAGATACGCAGTTTGGAGGGGATGAGCTCTTTTGCCATGCCGCTGTTAAACTGGCGCGGTTTTATGAGTCAGCAATTGAACCTCTTACAATCGAGCAAAGCCCTCGTGGCACGCAAGAAAAGAAAGTCATCGAATGGTCGAAAGGAGTTTTTCAACATTGGCGACACTTACACGCGTTAAAGTGCTGA
- a CDS encoding ribonucleotide-diphosphate reductase subunit beta has product MVERSFSTLATLTRVKVLNPAHPNKSTAIFGGKASGILNWNDLAHPHFYTLRQKIRSLFWTANEVDMTQDVKQFANLSKAEQEAFLKIIGLLATLDGPQTVIAMKIADFATDPSVKSIMATIADQESEHNHSYAYVLSSVTTLDKQMASFEMGRTDEVLMKRNERIVDIYNEFAENPTIETVLKAMVYTTLLEGLFFYSGFAFFYNLARHQKMVGTSTMISYINRDELQHGKAISDIFRAALAENPEYNTEAFTEWIYDQFRHSVEQEIIWSRYVLGEIDGIDLDEMAGYVKYRANKMLRMLGLSEIYPEFTDNPMKWIRAYVDNFDDTKTDFFEQTSRQYVKTSDLNGFDDL; this is encoded by the coding sequence ATGGTCGAAAGGAGTTTTTCAACATTGGCGACACTTACACGCGTTAAAGTGCTGAACCCGGCACATCCGAACAAATCAACAGCGATATTCGGTGGGAAAGCGAGCGGCATCCTGAATTGGAACGACCTTGCCCACCCTCATTTCTACACATTGCGACAAAAAATCCGCTCCCTTTTTTGGACGGCGAATGAAGTCGATATGACGCAGGACGTGAAACAATTTGCAAACTTGTCGAAAGCGGAGCAAGAGGCTTTCCTTAAGATTATCGGATTGCTTGCGACATTGGATGGCCCTCAAACCGTCATTGCGATGAAAATCGCGGATTTCGCAACAGATCCTTCGGTAAAATCAATTATGGCAACGATCGCCGATCAGGAAAGCGAGCATAACCACAGCTACGCGTACGTTCTGTCATCGGTAACGACGTTGGACAAGCAAATGGCTTCATTTGAAATGGGCCGCACCGATGAAGTTCTTATGAAGCGGAACGAGCGAATCGTCGACATCTATAACGAATTCGCCGAGAACCCGACGATTGAAACGGTGTTGAAAGCGATGGTGTACACGACATTGCTGGAAGGATTGTTCTTCTACAGCGGCTTTGCGTTTTTCTATAATCTTGCGCGCCATCAGAAAATGGTCGGCACATCGACGATGATTTCATACATCAATCGGGACGAATTGCAGCACGGCAAGGCGATCAGCGACATTTTTCGCGCTGCCCTTGCAGAAAACCCGGAGTACAATACCGAAGCTTTTACGGAGTGGATTTACGATCAATTCCGCCATTCAGTCGAGCAAGAAATCATATGGAGCCGGTATGTGCTAGGGGAGATCGATGGAATCGACCTTGACGAAATGGCGGGCTATGTGAAATATCGTGCGAATAAAATGCTTAGAATGCTTGGATTGAGTGAAATTTATCCGGAGTTTACCGACAATCCGATGAAATGGATCCGTGCATATGTCGACAACTTCGACGACACGAAAACGGATTTCTTCGAACAGACGTCGAGGCAATATGTGAAAACGAGTGATTTGAACGGGTTTGATGATTTATAA